GCAGGGAGTCCTGTCCTTCTGGCGCGGTAACCTGGCCAATGTCATCAGATACTTCCCCACCCAGGCCCTCAACTTCGCCTTCAAAGATAAATACAAGCAGATCTTCCTGGGTGGCGTGGACAAGAGAACCCAGTTTTGGCGCTACTTTGCAGGGAATCTGGCATCGGGTGGCGCCGCTGGGGCCACATCCTTGTGTTTTGTGTATCCTCTGGATTTTGCCCGTACCCGTCTAGCGGCCGATGTGGGCAAAGCCGGAGCGGAAAGGGAATTCCGAGGCCTTGGTGACTGCCTGGTTAAGATCTACAAATCTGATGGGATTAAGGGCCTGTACCAAGGCTTTAACGTGTCTGTGCAGGGCATTATCATCTACCGAGCTGCCTACTTCGGTATCTATGATACCGCAAAGGGTAAGTTCGCTGTGTGCTTTGAAGCTGTGTTCTTTTCATCTAAAAGATCGGTAATGCCAGCCTAATTTTCCGGAGGCCGAGATTGTCTGTGATTGCTAGAGGAAGCCGCGGTCGTCTAGTACAAACGGGACGCacgaggggctgggggtggggtgtagAAAACAACAAGCCACTAAAACTCTGCTTTCTGGTCAAAGTGTCCCTTTCCTGTTACCAGGCATGCTTCCGGATCCCAAGAACACTCACATCTTCATCAGCTGGATGATCGCACAGTCCGTCACAGCGGTTGCCGGGTTGACTTCCTATCCCTTTGACACTGTTCGTCGCCGAATGATGATGCAGTCGGGGCGCAAAGGAAGTAAGTTCCACttgagcaaaagagagagggatGCGGGCACGGGACAACGTGTGGCCACCAGCTAGCGATGCCTGACTTTACAAATgcagtctaggggcgcctggggggctcagtcagctgagcgtgcgactcttgattccggctcaggtcatgatcccagggtcgtgggacggagacccgagtcaggctccgtgctaagcgtgaagcctgcttaagattctctaaaATGAGGAATGCAGTCTGTTCTGGTCAAGGGATGGGGTTGATTGTATCTGCCTTTGAGCGGGCCCTTTGCATGCCTATGAGTGAGGGCGCTTCAATGGTATTAGAGGTTAAGACCAATGGGTAGTGTACCTATCCCTGTTGTCTTAGTCACGGCATTAATATTTCAGTATCGCCCACACAAGCGTGTAACCCTTGGATATTCCAAAAGTGCGATTAGCTCTTAGAGGTGGgactgcgagcaggggagggacagagagtccaaagcaggctctccacccaggcagctcggagcccgatgtggggctccaactcccgaaccgtgagatcatgacctgagtcaggacgctcaactgacagagccccccgggcgcccctggttTAGTGTCGTAAGTCTTGGGGAGGACTTTGGCCACCAACTCcatgtctttattcttttcagCCGACATCATGTACACAGGCACGCTTGACTGCTGGAGGAAGATTGCTCGTGACGAAGGGGCCAAAGCTTTTTTCAAGGGGGCGTGGTCCAATGTTCTCAGAGGCATGGGTGGTGCCTTCGTGCTTGTCTTGTATGATGAAATCAAGAAGTTCACATAAGTTATTTCCTAGTTTCTTCCCCTGTGAACAGGCATGTTGTATTATATAACACATCTTGAGCATTCTCGACAGACTGTCGGCTGTCTATTTATCAACGGCAACTATTGACTGGTTGAAAATGGGAAGCAATAATCATCTGACCAGTTTTCTCTCAAAGCTATTTCCACGATGACGGGactcaattatattttttatttcagtcactcctgataaataaatttgaagaaataaacactatccgaaacatatttttgtttgtgaCTTCTCGTACTTTAGGAAATGCTACGTTTGAGCACATGTTCCATGTTTAATAAATGCTACAGGATCTCCGGAGATGAGCTTTCTTTTCAAGGCAGCGGCTGGCCGTTCACTTCTCAGAGCCGCTTGGTGTGGCGTAACCCGTCCATTTTCCCAAGCCAGTAGCAAAATGAAATTCAGGCACACTGTATCTAAACACCACTGGTCCCTTGCCTGTGGATGGTGCTGACTGAATGCACTTTCTCCAAAAAGTACCATGTAGCCATCTTTCCTAATCCTGTGGTTCTTAAGAACCAtaaacttgattattttttttaatattttgagagagagcccgtaagggggggaggggtgggcagagtgGGCGAgcggatcccaagcaggctccacgtggggCCCGATCTCCCAAacccgtgggatcatgacctgagcctcagtcaagactgatgctaaaccaactgagcagtccaggcacccctgaattgttcactttaacgTGATCATTGGGGGTGCCCGGATGGggccgtcggttaagcgtccgactcccgatctaggctcaggtcatgatctcacagttcgagagtccaagcctgcttgggattctgcctctcctctctgaccctctcccgcttgtgtgctgtctctcaaaacaaacttaaaaacctCTTTAATGGTTGCTTCTTGTTACACGAATTTAATCTCATTgagacaaaaaaatcctaaactaCAATGATTCCAGACTTCCGTCCAGTTGCCTTCCCTCATCCACCTGGCCCGAGCCATCTCCTTTCAATCGCGTTCAAAGCAGAGGATTAGAGCCGGCAGTTAGTGCGGGGATTGCTGGGCCCTTTAAGATTCTAGAGGGAGCCAGACACCTGCCACGGcctcaaaactcattttattaaaaaaaataaaaagggaatgtAGCATCTGCCACCTTTTGTCAAACATGCTAATAATAAGCCCAGTCAACGGAGGACACTTATGTTTCTTTTGAATAATCCCTTATTTGGGATCCACATGAGAACGTGTTTACAGTTCGTGCAGCTCTTGGCTAGGCCTCAGAAATCCAGTGGATTTTGCCTGTAACCCAAGACTTGAGCAATAAAGCACCAGGGCTGACAAGCCACATCATTAAGAGTAGAAAGTGATCGGTGATCCACGTGCACGGGTGAAACACCTGAGGGACGTCGCACACCCTGGGGTGTCTAAGTGCAGCTCACACGGGGTCtgcggaggcgggggggggggggggggccgtggAGTAATGCCCTGGGGACCTTAGGGTTTTGTTACATGCCCCCTGGCAAAGCACCAGAATCAGAATATGGCTTAGTTAAGAACACGTCGTGGCGTATACAGGTATCAAAACATCAAGTCCTAACCttgaatatatatcttttttttttaagtttgtttattttgagagcaccagtaggggaggggcagagagagaatcccaaacgggctccacattgtcagcacagagcccgacgcggggctcgaactcccaaaccgagagatcatgatctgagctgaagtcaaatgcttacccaacagagccgcccaggtgcccattaaatatataccttaaaaaaaaattttttttaatgcttatttatttttgagagagagagtgagcacaaacggcgggaggggggcagagagagagggagacaggacccaagcaggctcgaactcaagaaacgtgagatcgtggcctgagccaaagttggacgcttaaccgactgagccatgcaggtgcccctaaatatatacaccatttttatatgtcaaagatatctcaaagtttttaaaaacccaaaactcGGCCGTAGTGTCAGAGAAGCCCGGATTCTGCTGTTTGCTTTTGCTGTTAGGGAAGTTAACTTGATTTCTCTAAGCCCTGGTTTTCTCCCTCCATAAAATAGGGGTGATAACGCCTGCCTCAGAAGGTTGTTACAAGGATCAAAGAATTTAGGCGAAGCATCCACCATAGAACATACATAATAACCACTCCATAAGTGGTGACTATGACAATTATTAGGAGACAGTGAGGTTTTAGGGGCTCCAGAACCGGAAGGACTTGgatttgaggggctcctggctggctcagttggtagagcatgtgactcttgatctcaggatcgcgAGTTCAACCCCAccttgggcatagagcttatttaaaataaataagctacattaaaaaaaaaaaaaagtacttagatttgaatcccagctctgctgcttgcTTAGATGTATGACCTCAGGCAACTCCGTTCTcccgagtctcagtttcctcatccataaaatggggatataataGTGCTAGCCATATTTCCTAGGGGTGTTGTGAGTGAGGATCACGTAACATAGAGCATAAAGAACAAGTATAGCACCTGGCATCTAGTAAGCATTCCAGTGTGAATTTTTCATAATTAGGCTCCATTCGGTTGAACGAAGATTTGCCCAAGCAGGGCACAACTTAAGAACGAATTCAATCAGGGgcgccccgggtggctcagtttggtcgactgtccgactcttgatttcggctcaggtcatgagctcacgatttggtgagttggagccctacatcaAGCTCCGTGCTTGACAGTGAGGAGcggtcttgggattctctctctccctctctgtctgcacctcccctgctcacgctgtctctgtctctctcaaaaaaataaataaataaataaataaataaataaataaatatttaaagaatgaattcaATCCACAGACGcgtgaaaagaggctcaacatcccTCGTcggcagggaaatgcaaattaaaaccacgatcAGCtatcacacctgttagaatggctattatcaaaaagacaagagataggaAGCGtcggcgaggacgtggagaaaagggaaccctcgtgccccgttggtgggaaggtaaattggCGCAGCCGTTATGGAAACGccgtatggaagtttctcaaaacatGGAAAATGGCAATTCCGTGTGATCCAGCAGAGCCACTGCTGGGTGTTTAcccgaagaaaatgaaaacaccaattcaaaaaggTACGTGCACCTTATGTTTATTGGAGCAGCATTGgcgatagccaagatatgggagcaGCCTAAGTGCCCAccgatggatgactggataaagacgatgtggtgtATACGCGGAGTGGAATGTTACTCATCCATAAACAAGAATGAgctcttgccgtttgcaacaacacggaCGGACCtaaaaggtattatgctaaatgaaataaatcagagaaagccaaataccgtatgattccatttacatgtcgaatctaaaaagcaaaacaagacaaacGAGCCCACAAACACACCCACCCGGACGGAAACGGTCTCAAAtccagagaacagactggtggagGGGATGGGCCACATAGGCAGGAAGGATTAAGAGACACTAGCTTCCGGGTAtacaataaataagtcacagggatgaaaggtacagcataaggaatatagtcaatagcaTTCATAGATAAACGTAAAGAAATGTAAGAAGACTGAATTCAAGCCCACTTTTCTTCTTCTGCAACAGCCGAGAGATATTATATTGTGtagcatttatataaaataaacttcagcCGAGGTCTTTTTCAGTTACAGGTTTTGATCCTGGAAGCGGATAAGGGGCTCGCCGCGCACGCCGCAAACCACAATACGAGGGAACCCAACCCCCCTTGATGGTCATTACGATGGATGTGGACTCCCTGATCTGGCAGCTATTAGAATAAACCTGGGACCGGGCATTAATGATCAGAAAGCAAGACGCGGTACATCCTACAATTGGGCGGCTGACATACACAAGggggtgttgttgttgttctttccaTTCTTGTTGCTCaatgatttttgaaatttaatttaaagacaAAGTGGTTTTAATCTCTCCAAGCTGTGCAGGATAGTGCTATAGAATTCATTATGTCCATTATGCTCACGCGAACGTTGATGGTACACAATCTTAGCAACACCCTAATTTATGCCGTTGTTTTGTTGCTATTCAACGCATAACAGGATTCGTAGAGCCCGATTCCAGGTGAGAGAGCCAGAATACAGGTCAGCTCGCTCACAGCAGCGCTTCCCATTCCGGGGGCTCTTCACTCAGTCACTGGAGGCGGCGTGCGGCGTGTGCTCCGGGCCGCTGGAGAAAGAAACCAGGAGTGTCTCCCCGCAGGGGCAGTTTTCGTGGACGGTAAGTCAtttatgctattattttcatattgaaaGCGACGCAGATATGCTAGCGAGTCTATGGCACAATTGCGATGCATTTTAAAGACATAAGCTGCAAAGAGAGTTCTTGTGATACAGAGCACCCTTTCTCACGCTGGACCCAGACCCCTGGGAGAACGTATTCAGCCCTCCTCTGCCATTATGGGTACTTTGGTAGAAATGTTTCAAAAGTACTGCTGTACCGGGGTGACAGATTTTCAAGCGTCAGCGTTACCGCGTTCAATTTCACGTCTCCTGTGAAGTTTGCGAGTTACGGTCTCTCTAAttcctctctgccctgcctctcccATCCCCAGTGGCCCTCCTCAAAAGTGACCGTTATGGGCCAGGGTCTTGTGCATCTGTCTCCTCCAGAATTAACGCAGATTGTCAGAGCAGCTGGTTTGTTTTTATCGGAATCATATTCTGACCGCCTGGATTCAAAATGGCACGATGCTTCCAGACCAGTACCAGACGGTGGGGAATGCCAGGACTCACAGGCACGAGCCTTGCGGAAGGGATAGCTCCTGGACTCTGAGCGGGGATTTCTAAGTGTGACCCTTTATAAAAGCCCCAAGCTAGTGCTTTCCTTTCAGGTTTCAGCTCTGGTTGCTGAGCgaccccgggggtggggggtcgtGACAAGCCACTTCCAACCTCAGGGGTTTAGTTTCTGCTGCTGGGTCCCTTTGAGTTTCAGATGTTCTCAGGCTCCGTCATTTTTACATAAAGCAGAATCAGTGAAAAGACTGGGGAGAGGTGATTGAATCCTTCCAGAGGACATTTTTCAATGTCTAACACAGAGTCATTTGCAGACCGTGTGGGCGGGTCGGCATTGGCAAGTGAAATCACAAATGTAAAGATTTACATTAATTTCGGGACCAAGAAACTGAGCACCAAAATTACAGCTCGGAGTCTGGGTCAAAGGTGGCCTGATTTACCTCCAAGTAATTAACAACTGTCTTTTCAACGCCCGATCTCGCGTATAATGCGCACTTCGGTAGGCAGGTGGAGATTTATTTGAACAACAGATATCGGATGCTGCGATTTCTGGACACAAAAAAATGCCTTGTATGCCACTTAAAATGTTTGGAGGATCTTTCCCATCATTTCAGCCATTATTTGCTTTATGTGCAGGTGAACAAGTTCAGATGCATGGTGCTCTTCTGAGCCAAAGGCTTAAAAGAGCCTTTGGTATCCTGGCAACAAATATAAACAATGTTCAAGTGACAGATTGAGTGGTTGTTTTCACTGGACCCTCTTCAGAGACAAAACTGAGATAAATTAAAAGAGTCTATTAATTCATGCCTTTTCCACGACTGTCAAAGCAGGGGACAGTGGAAGCGAGGTCTTATTCTGATGGCGAACATTCATCCTGGGATTTCATTTCCTTGGGCAACTTTTGCAATGCAGGCAGGAAATTTAGGACTGTGGAGATTAAGCCAAATTTGATCACGGGATGCATTTCACGGACTCTGATGTTTTCACTCCTGACCTGCAGATATAACGCGAAGGGCATATATGAACGTGAAGACATAACCAGAGCAAAGTCTGCTTTGCTGTTGACAGATGGACTTTCCCAGGGCCTCGTGTTGGGGAGTGAAAAGGAAAACTCTTTCTGTCAAAATGAGATTCCAGTGCCCTGCTCAGCCAGGAGCAGAGACATCTCacgggcagaggcagaggcactGTGACGCTAAGAGCCGTCCCTTGCCCGggaccccttcccacccctggaAGGCACCATAGCAACGTAGTCCTGTGGTCACGTGGTTTTGTAAAATGTTCACAGGGGAGATACgcttgtgtattttaaaaagagggctCCAAAATCATGTAAGCTGCTGGAACTGGAATAGAGAAAGGAATGTGGGGCTAGGCCTGTACAGCAGGGCAGAAGCCTGACCCAAGTCTGGGACTTTCTTATCACttgagccccccctcccccaccattccCCATTTTCCCACCCAGGGCTCACTGTCAAACACCAAACTTCCTCACCTGACAACTTTCCAACTTAACGGCTCtgctcctcagtttccccatctggcaTATGTGAATAACAACAGTGCCCACCCTGTAGGAATACAGGAAAAGAGTTAACATGtgtgaagtgcttagaacaacgctttaaattcttttcattttattcatgggATTTATCCCTGCCCTCCAGATTTTCTAAAATAGTCTCAAGAAAATGCCACAGGTTCTACAGAAagtgaatcacacacacacacacacacacacagaagattataaagaaagaaaggggggcgcctgggtggctcagtctactaagcctccgacttccgctcaggtcatgatctcacggcccgtgggttcgagccccgcgtcgggctctgtgctgacagctcagagcctggagcccgcttcggattctgtgtctccctctctgtctgcccctaacccaccggcattctgtctctgtctctctcaaaaataaatcaatattttaaaaaatttttttaaaaagaaagaaaaggacactcTTGGACTGGACTGAATAGCCGAATAGGAACATACGTTTATAGTGAGAATTCTGAGCTCTGGCTCAGAGCACTTAGTTTATTTACAACAACGATCATGAAAGGGAGCAAACGCCAAAAAAATCCGGCCTGCCTCACACCCAGACCCCACCGCACTGCTCTTCCGGTGGGCACCGTGTGATTCCCCAAGGCTGCCTTTGCTCTGGTAGTAGCTCAGTGAATCCATGGGGTCCCAGCCTGACTTCCCAACCCTCTGACTTCCCTCCCTAGGGAAAGAAGCTGCCGGAAACACACCTGTTTTC
The window above is part of the Panthera tigris isolate Pti1 chromosome X, P.tigris_Pti1_mat1.1, whole genome shotgun sequence genome. Proteins encoded here:
- the SLC25A5 gene encoding ADP/ATP translocase 2, with translation MTDAAVSFAKDFLAGGVAAAISKTAVAPIERVKLLLQVQHASKQITADKQYKGIIDCVVRIPKEQGVLSFWRGNLANVIRYFPTQALNFAFKDKYKQIFLGGVDKRTQFWRYFAGNLASGGAAGATSLCFVYPLDFARTRLAADVGKAGAEREFRGLGDCLVKIYKSDGIKGLYQGFNVSVQGIIIYRAAYFGIYDTAKGMLPDPKNTHIFISWMIAQSVTAVAGLTSYPFDTVRRRMMMQSGRKGTDIMYTGTLDCWRKIARDEGAKAFFKGAWSNVLRGMGGAFVLVLYDEIKKFT